The following proteins are co-located in the Scomber scombrus chromosome 2, fScoSco1.1, whole genome shotgun sequence genome:
- the LOC134001400 gene encoding scavenger receptor cysteine-rich type 1 protein M130-like isoform X2, which produces MLSSQWSVVFKWSFIGFSCFVLLTTKTSGASQSNDPVDARLVEGGSSCSGRLEMKYEGEWKTLTFKAMGSGRATKLKIAQVACRQMGCGSAISITHNVNNTNQRPAWEIELMCDGTELTLRECRNTASLRRVGRRRMTASSQEVVCSDSVRFGNGHSVCSGSLNVKSDNDWAPVCEEGFDSEARKVVCNEFGCGPPMVSSDSSTAEGVPALLKKFQCKGNESRLQDCASSTHKCKQAPAITCQGSYDVRLVGEENSCEGTLEGKLEGEWRPLAVSWALWKPEHSNMVCEKLGCGSVISTLKHDRYGRAWELPSTCWESPTNSSFCKTWMPKFSYMLMTVTCAENVRLVGGLDRCSGKLEIKSGPSWASVCQQSFTTENAQVTCAELGYIRNAMEEDCGEFRTEINCRERGEEPHIDLHTLNMDQDLGYRSEVVKDQRFAISCSTGSLYKPFSMRLRYRIGHRIDQAAEWIQPAVGKSAIFFFPAAEDAHQGLYECDYNYEFKPDFFSNPQTLYLTVKEHHDVRLVDGHSRCAGRLEVEHQEKWRSVSYQHSWSLKEAAVVCRQLGCGAAVSTSKVDDSPEVRSVWRFYSDCEGSERALMECGVVKNWSSSSTIEVACTDILHQPNITIISGLSSTNSEGGEMISMGHSITINCSVEPQYPGGHFSLKINSLNQTHSLTQPAVNHSAVFTFTATEGNCSCVYHNFLFNHNFSSESLSLLMNITDYIGVMLDDENNSPCSGKLLVDVRGGLKLLSAESTVWDLKHASVVCRQLGCGAAISTNNVTLPTKEKMARFYSDCDGSESALLDCGTTVEWFSSSYVQVNCTGETLTDTKMNTSGETLNL; this is translated from the exons ATGCTGTCAAGTCAGTGGTCAGTGGTTTTCAAATGGTCATTTATAggatttagttgttttgttctgCTAACAACAAAGACCTCAGGAGCAAGTCAGTCTAATG ACCCTGTCGATGCACGGCTGGTCGAAGGAGGCAGCAGCTGCTCCGGCAGGCTGGAAATGAAATACGAGGGAGAGTGGAAAACATTGACTTTCAAAGCCATGGGGTCTGGACGCGCAACTAAGCTCAAGATTGCACAAGTGGCTTGCAGACAGATGGGTTGCGGCTCTGCAATCTCCATAACACACAATGTCAACAACACTAACCAGCGACCAGCATGGGAGATAGAGTTGATGTGTGATGGCACTGAGCTCACCCTGAGGGAGTGCAGAAACACCGCATCACTGAGAAGAGTGGGGAGGAGACGCATGACGGCCTCCAGCCAGGAGGTAGTCTGCTCAG ACTCTGTGAGGTTTGGGAATGGACATTCTGTTTGCTCTGGCAGTTTGAACGTAAAGTCTGATAACGATTGGGCCCCAGTGTGTGAGGAGGGTTTTGACTCCGAGGCTCGAAAGGTGGTCTGCAATGAGTTTGGTTGCGGGCCTCCAATGGTCTCTAGTGATTCATCTACAGCTGAAGGAGTGCCGGCCTTATTGAAAAAGTTCCAGTGTAAAGGCAACGAGTCTCGTCTCCAGGACTGCGCCAGCTCAACCCACAAGTGCAAACAAGCTCCTGCCATTACATGCCAGG GTTCTTATGATGTGAGACTGGTCGGAGAAGAGAATAGCTGTGAAGGCACACTGGAAGGAAAGCTTGAAGGTGAATGGAGGCCCCTGGCTGTTAGTTGGGCCCTCTGGAAACCAGAACACTCCAACATGGTTTGTGAGAAACTGGGCTGTGGATCTGTAATCTCGACATTGAAACATGATCGGTATGGAAGAGCGTGGGAGCTGCCATCCACATGTTGGGAAAGTCCCACCAATTCCTCATTTTGTAAGACCTGGATGCCAAAGTTTTCATACATGTTAATGACTGTGACTTGTGCAG aAAATGTGAGACTTGTGGGAGGGCTTGACAGATGTTCAGGCAAGCTGGAGATCAAGTCTGGTCCATCATGGGCATCAGTGTGTCAGCAATCCTTCACGACAGAGAATGCACAAGTTACCTGTGCTGAACTTGGAT ACATACGCAATGCCATGGAAGAGGATTGTGGAGAGTTTAGGACTGAGATTAACTGCAGAg AACGTGGAGAGGAGCCTCATATAGACCtacacacactgaacatggaccaggATTTGGGCTACAGATCTGAGGTTGTTAAGGACCAGCGCTTTGCGATCTCTTGTTCCACTGGTTCACTTTACAAACCATTCTCCATGCGCCTCAGATATAGAATTGGCCATAGAATTGACCAAGCTGCTGAGTGGATCCAACCAGCTGTTGGTAAAAGTGCCATATTCTTCTTCCCTGCTGCAGAAGATGCACACCAAGGGTTATACGAATGCGATTACAACTATGAATTCAAGCCAGATTTTTTCTCCAATCCGCAGACACTCTATCTCACTGTGAAAG aGCACCATGATGTGAGGTTGGTGGATGGACACAGCCGCTGTGCTGGCAGGCTGGAGGTGGAGCATCAGGAAAAGTGGAGATCAGTGAGTTACCAGCACTCCTGGAGTCTGAAGGAAGCAGCTGTGGTGTGCAGGCAGCTCGGCTGCGGCGCGGCTGTTTCAACCAGCAAAGTCGACGACTCACCCGAAGTTCGGAGCGTGTGGCGCTTCTATTCTGATTGTGAGGGCTCTGAGCGTGCTCTGATGGAGTGTGGGGTGGTGAAGAATTGGTCTTCCTCTTCGACAATCGAAGTGGCCTGTACAG ACATTCTGCATCAGCCGAATATAACTATCATCTCTGGGCTGTCTTCTACTAACAGCGAAGGAGGGGAGATGATAAGCATGGGCCACAGCATCACCATCAATTGCTCTGTGGAGCCACAATACCCCGGAGGTCACTTCAGCCTTAAAATCAACAGTCTCAACCAAACCCACAGCCTGACCcagccagctgtcaatcactctgCCGTCTTCACATTTACTGCGACTGAAGGGAACTGCAGCTGTGTTTATCACAACTTCCTTTTCAATCATAACTTCTCCTCTGAGAGCCTGAGCCTCCTCATGAACATCACAG ACTATATAGGTGTGATGTTGGACGACGAGAACAACAGTCCCTGCTCTGGAAAGCTCCTGGTGGACGTCCGGGGTGGGCTAAAATTGCTGAGTGCAGAGTCTACAGTGTGGGACCTGAAGCACGCCTCTGTGGTGTGTAGACAGCTGGGCTGTGGTGCTGCCATCTCAACCAACAATGTCACTCTTCCCACAAAGGAGAAAATGGCACGTTTTTACTCTGACTGTGATGGATCTGAGTCTGCGCTGCTGGACTGTGGAACTACAGTGGAATGGTTTTCCTCCTCATATGTCCAGGTGAACTGCACAGGTGAGACGTTAACAGACACCAAGATGAACACTAGTGGAGAAACACTCAATCTCTaa
- the LOC134001400 gene encoding antigen WC1.1-like isoform X1 has product MLSSQWSVVFKWSFIGFSCFVLLTTKTSGASQSNDPVDARLVEGGSSCSGRLEMKYEGEWKTLTFKAMGSGRATKLKIAQVACRQMGCGSAISITHNVNNTNQRPAWEIELMCDGTELTLRECRNTASLRRVGRRRMTASSQEVVCSDSVRFGNGHSVCSGSLNVKSDNDWAPVCEEGFDSEARKVVCNEFGCGPPMVSSDSSTAEGVPALLKKFQCKGNESRLQDCASSTHKCKQAPAITCQGSYDVRLVGEENSCEGTLEGKLEGEWRPLAVSWALWKPEHSNMVCEKLGCGSVISTLKHDRYGRAWELPSTCWESPTNSSFCKTWMPKFSYMLMTVTCAENVRLVGGLDRCSGKLEIKSGPSWASVCQQSFTTENAQVTCAELGCGFLYSYHSKHYSNAEQATSLVFKCRGKEKHLLDCPTDIRNAMEEDCGEFRTEINCRERGEEPHIDLHTLNMDQDLGYRSEVVKDQRFAISCSTGSLYKPFSMRLRYRIGHRIDQAAEWIQPAVGKSAIFFFPAAEDAHQGLYECDYNYEFKPDFFSNPQTLYLTVKEHHDVRLVDGHSRCAGRLEVEHQEKWRSVSYQHSWSLKEAAVVCRQLGCGAAVSTSKVDDSPEVRSVWRFYSDCEGSERALMECGVVKNWSSSSTIEVACTDILHQPNITIISGLSSTNSEGGEMISMGHSITINCSVEPQYPGGHFSLKINSLNQTHSLTQPAVNHSAVFTFTATEGNCSCVYHNFLFNHNFSSESLSLLMNITDYIGVMLDDENNSPCSGKLLVDVRGGLKLLSAESTVWDLKHASVVCRQLGCGAAISTNNVTLPTKEKMARFYSDCDGSESALLDCGTTVEWFSSSYVQVNCTGETLTDTKMNTSGETLNL; this is encoded by the exons ATGCTGTCAAGTCAGTGGTCAGTGGTTTTCAAATGGTCATTTATAggatttagttgttttgttctgCTAACAACAAAGACCTCAGGAGCAAGTCAGTCTAATG ACCCTGTCGATGCACGGCTGGTCGAAGGAGGCAGCAGCTGCTCCGGCAGGCTGGAAATGAAATACGAGGGAGAGTGGAAAACATTGACTTTCAAAGCCATGGGGTCTGGACGCGCAACTAAGCTCAAGATTGCACAAGTGGCTTGCAGACAGATGGGTTGCGGCTCTGCAATCTCCATAACACACAATGTCAACAACACTAACCAGCGACCAGCATGGGAGATAGAGTTGATGTGTGATGGCACTGAGCTCACCCTGAGGGAGTGCAGAAACACCGCATCACTGAGAAGAGTGGGGAGGAGACGCATGACGGCCTCCAGCCAGGAGGTAGTCTGCTCAG ACTCTGTGAGGTTTGGGAATGGACATTCTGTTTGCTCTGGCAGTTTGAACGTAAAGTCTGATAACGATTGGGCCCCAGTGTGTGAGGAGGGTTTTGACTCCGAGGCTCGAAAGGTGGTCTGCAATGAGTTTGGTTGCGGGCCTCCAATGGTCTCTAGTGATTCATCTACAGCTGAAGGAGTGCCGGCCTTATTGAAAAAGTTCCAGTGTAAAGGCAACGAGTCTCGTCTCCAGGACTGCGCCAGCTCAACCCACAAGTGCAAACAAGCTCCTGCCATTACATGCCAGG GTTCTTATGATGTGAGACTGGTCGGAGAAGAGAATAGCTGTGAAGGCACACTGGAAGGAAAGCTTGAAGGTGAATGGAGGCCCCTGGCTGTTAGTTGGGCCCTCTGGAAACCAGAACACTCCAACATGGTTTGTGAGAAACTGGGCTGTGGATCTGTAATCTCGACATTGAAACATGATCGGTATGGAAGAGCGTGGGAGCTGCCATCCACATGTTGGGAAAGTCCCACCAATTCCTCATTTTGTAAGACCTGGATGCCAAAGTTTTCATACATGTTAATGACTGTGACTTGTGCAG aAAATGTGAGACTTGTGGGAGGGCTTGACAGATGTTCAGGCAAGCTGGAGATCAAGTCTGGTCCATCATGGGCATCAGTGTGTCAGCAATCCTTCACGACAGAGAATGCACAAGTTACCTGTGCTGAACTTGGATGTGGGTTTCTATATAGTTACCATTCAAAGCATTACAGCAACGCAGAACAGGCCACGAGTCTTGTCTTCAAATGTAGAGGCAAAGAGAAGCATCTTCTGGATTGTCCCACAGACATACGCAATGCCATGGAAGAGGATTGTGGAGAGTTTAGGACTGAGATTAACTGCAGAg AACGTGGAGAGGAGCCTCATATAGACCtacacacactgaacatggaccaggATTTGGGCTACAGATCTGAGGTTGTTAAGGACCAGCGCTTTGCGATCTCTTGTTCCACTGGTTCACTTTACAAACCATTCTCCATGCGCCTCAGATATAGAATTGGCCATAGAATTGACCAAGCTGCTGAGTGGATCCAACCAGCTGTTGGTAAAAGTGCCATATTCTTCTTCCCTGCTGCAGAAGATGCACACCAAGGGTTATACGAATGCGATTACAACTATGAATTCAAGCCAGATTTTTTCTCCAATCCGCAGACACTCTATCTCACTGTGAAAG aGCACCATGATGTGAGGTTGGTGGATGGACACAGCCGCTGTGCTGGCAGGCTGGAGGTGGAGCATCAGGAAAAGTGGAGATCAGTGAGTTACCAGCACTCCTGGAGTCTGAAGGAAGCAGCTGTGGTGTGCAGGCAGCTCGGCTGCGGCGCGGCTGTTTCAACCAGCAAAGTCGACGACTCACCCGAAGTTCGGAGCGTGTGGCGCTTCTATTCTGATTGTGAGGGCTCTGAGCGTGCTCTGATGGAGTGTGGGGTGGTGAAGAATTGGTCTTCCTCTTCGACAATCGAAGTGGCCTGTACAG ACATTCTGCATCAGCCGAATATAACTATCATCTCTGGGCTGTCTTCTACTAACAGCGAAGGAGGGGAGATGATAAGCATGGGCCACAGCATCACCATCAATTGCTCTGTGGAGCCACAATACCCCGGAGGTCACTTCAGCCTTAAAATCAACAGTCTCAACCAAACCCACAGCCTGACCcagccagctgtcaatcactctgCCGTCTTCACATTTACTGCGACTGAAGGGAACTGCAGCTGTGTTTATCACAACTTCCTTTTCAATCATAACTTCTCCTCTGAGAGCCTGAGCCTCCTCATGAACATCACAG ACTATATAGGTGTGATGTTGGACGACGAGAACAACAGTCCCTGCTCTGGAAAGCTCCTGGTGGACGTCCGGGGTGGGCTAAAATTGCTGAGTGCAGAGTCTACAGTGTGGGACCTGAAGCACGCCTCTGTGGTGTGTAGACAGCTGGGCTGTGGTGCTGCCATCTCAACCAACAATGTCACTCTTCCCACAAAGGAGAAAATGGCACGTTTTTACTCTGACTGTGATGGATCTGAGTCTGCGCTGCTGGACTGTGGAACTACAGTGGAATGGTTTTCCTCCTCATATGTCCAGGTGAACTGCACAGGTGAGACGTTAACAGACACCAAGATGAACACTAGTGGAGAAACACTCAATCTCTaa